In a genomic window of bacterium:
- a CDS encoding gamma-glutamyl-gamma-aminobutyrate hydrolase family protein, producing MPRPRIGITCDLSQRKFPEEPTLRDRHVLMDAYVDAVVQAGGVPMLLPALNDEAGTLSLLDGLDALIISGGGHDLDPATYGEKRRPSCGPSNVKREVFELSICRSAMSRDIPVLGICGGMQVMNVAADGTLLQDIDDQVKSPLPHRPKNAKKATYTFHPVKIFPSCLEGTIGAGDHYVNSAHHQSVKEPGPGMAVVAISADGVIEAIESPSHRFVLGVQWHPESMAAYGFGECHRAEHLFARFVDEARAYDMESGVQRQQAMDVGAMERSAVVRASV from the coding sequence ATGCCTCGTCCGCGTATCGGAATCACTTGCGACCTCAGCCAGCGGAAATTTCCGGAAGAGCCGACCCTGCGCGATCGCCATGTCCTGATGGACGCATATGTGGATGCGGTGGTGCAGGCTGGCGGGGTGCCGATGCTCCTTCCTGCTTTGAACGATGAGGCCGGGACCCTGTCGTTGCTCGACGGTCTCGATGCGCTCATCATCTCGGGCGGCGGGCATGATCTGGATCCGGCGACGTATGGAGAAAAACGGCGCCCCTCCTGCGGACCTTCCAATGTGAAGCGTGAGGTGTTCGAGCTTTCCATTTGCCGCTCCGCCATGTCACGGGACATTCCGGTGCTGGGGATTTGCGGGGGCATGCAGGTTATGAACGTGGCCGCGGACGGAACCCTGCTCCAGGATATTGACGATCAGGTAAAGTCGCCCCTGCCGCACCGTCCCAAGAACGCGAAGAAAGCCACATACACGTTTCACCCCGTGAAAATTTTTCCTTCCTGCCTGGAGGGGACCATCGGCGCCGGCGACCACTATGTGAACAGCGCCCATCACCAGTCGGTGAAGGAGCCTGGGCCCGGTATGGCCGTTGTGGCAATAAGCGCCGACGGCGTGATCGAAGCGATCGAATCCCCCTCCCACCGGTTTGTTCTGGGCGTGCAATGGCACCCCGAATCCATGGCGGCCTACGGCTTTGGAGAATGCCACAGGGCAGAGCATCTCTTCGCGCGCTTCGTGGATGAGGCCCGTGCCTACGATATGGAATCCGGCGTCCAGCGCCAGCAGGCGATGGATGTCGGCGCGATGGAACGATCGGCGGTCGTCCGCGCCAGCGTTTGA
- a CDS encoding peptidylprolyl isomerase has translation MSAAAGLFAEFKTNMGDFVVELFPDKVPQTVENFVSLVQGTKEFTNPKTRKPTTQPYYDGLIFHRVIPDFMIQGGCILGNGMGGPGYSFEDEFDPDLRHDGPGVLSMANAGPNTNGSQFFITVAPTPHLDDRHSVFGKVVEGLDIVMAISEVETGPMDRPLEPVVLEKVTIRHSA, from the coding sequence ATGAGTGCTGCCGCTGGTCTTTTTGCCGAGTTCAAGACGAATATGGGCGATTTCGTGGTGGAACTTTTTCCGGACAAGGTGCCCCAGACGGTCGAAAATTTTGTCAGTCTCGTGCAGGGGACAAAAGAATTTACCAACCCGAAAACGCGCAAGCCGACGACGCAGCCCTATTATGACGGCCTGATTTTCCACCGCGTGATCCCCGACTTCATGATCCAGGGAGGCTGCATTCTCGGAAACGGGATGGGCGGCCCCGGATATTCCTTCGAGGATGAATTCGACCCCGATCTCCGCCACGACGGTCCCGGCGTCCTCTCGATGGCCAACGCCGGGCCGAACACCAACGGCAGCCAGTTCTTCATCACAGTGGCTCCCACGCCGCACCTTGACGATCGGCATTCGGTTTTCGGAAAGGTGGTCGAGGGTCTCGATATCGTCATGGCCATTTCCGAGGTCGAGACCGGCCCCATGGACCGCCCGCTCGAGCCGGTGGTCTTGGAAAAAGTGACGATTCGGCATTCCGCCTAA